From the genome of Primulina huaijiensis isolate GDHJ02 chromosome 11, ASM1229523v2, whole genome shotgun sequence:
AAGACTGaattataatacatatatatatataatgaaaaacaAGATACAATATAATTACCAGTAATACAGAATTACATCCATCAACAGGtaaaatgatatatttgaaatttaacaTAAACTATAGGCTAATtggataaattaatttaagacCAAAATTGATTATGCTACTTTCCAAGAGGCCTTTTAAGAAAATCACTCGTCTTCTTAAAGGAAAAGAGCAAATAAATTACTCTAGAACCCTGAAAATACAtagtaaaatttcaaatttgctCAATATTACAACATCTTTGCTCCAAAAAAAGACAAAACAATACGAAGATCCTCCAACTTGACTAGTTCTTTTCCGAACTGCCTGAAGCCTCTTCTTGCCAAGTTGCTTGCCACTGCTTATCATAGAATGTCGACTCTTCCCACAATTTCTTCAATGTTTCTACGTCATCGTTCTTTCTGATCAGAAGAACACCAGCAACAGCCACGAATAACAGCAGTTTGCAGAAGAAGTTGTTCATTTGATCGACGAGCCCGATTCCGGTTAAACTATCAACCAGATATGTCATAAAGAATCCTATCATTGCAGCACGCCCTATAGGAAATTATTCAAAGTTATTAGATATGACACCAAATTCCATATCTGATAATCACGGtgaaattcaaatcttttaaaatattcaatgaTCTAAACACTGTATTTCAATCGCTCGATCACATTGGCTAACACATAAGACGACAGGGTCATTTGATGGTCCCGACAGATTTTATCGTGAGAAAATATTACCTCCCATGTTTACGGCAATATATTTTCACATATATAACGAGGTGATGATTGTATTAATAACTTAGAGATATTACTAGAGTCCTAACGTGTAATGTATTGTGTCGTGGAGATAGACTTTTATAGGTGAATCACGCAAACCATGTATTGTGTTATATTTCCATCTTCAGAATATgtacattatttttaaaattcaacatTGGCGTAACTCAAAATTTTGAACCGTTCATTATGGTGGTATTGATAGCACTAAAAAGGGGGAGAGTAATCTTGCAAACCATTGAGGAGTTCAGCTTCTGGGAGATGAAACCTCTTGGTCCATGCCCACCAAGGAATAATGGAGGTGTCAAAAATAATAGGGTTTATGTTGGTGGACGATGTTGGATTCTCTGTCATCCACTTTCTCCTCTTCACTTCTGCAAACATTTAACAATATTTAGAGTTTTTAGAGATCAAGATCTGGGAaagatttcaaaatataaatgcACAGAATTCTACCAacatattattttcataaagtTTGCCTGGAAACCACAAGATTGTAGAACTCCAGACGTCAGCAATAGTCTCGGACAGATTCATGTGTCATTTTCTGAATATTACTTCTTTGGTGTGAGCTATAACCCAAACCATAATAAGAAAATGTTCCAACTAATCTTATTTCCATGACATGTTGTCATGAGCCTATCAGTACCAAGATTTTTAGACACCAAGATTACCTCAAGATTCACTAAATACGGATTGAAATTTAGCCATTTTAACCACTACAGGAAAGTTGAAAATCCATTTGCCAATATGGGTCATTTAACCCAAGCTTAATACTCGTCACCTTTTTGCTTCGATTCCATATGGAATATGGCAATTAATCTAATTCAAgaacaaaagaagaaaaacccACAATTCAAGTCTATGCCGGGCAAATACAAGTCCTGTTATATGGTACCAAGGTGAAAATCATTACAAGGTTCACAAGATCCCATTCACTAGCATCAATAGCTTAGAGTTCGGATTGCATAATTACTAGGTTGAATCATCTTAGTAGAAACTAAAAACTTAATGCTATGTTCTCGAAACCATGTCAATTCATAGAAAGATCGAACAGTtcactatttttatatttatttttttgaaaaagagtTCACtacttcattttaatttttttataaatggaaCACTATTTGTAAGTAAGATCAttacaataaaacaaactgatcCTTCAGTTTCAAGTGCGATTAAGCAACCAATTTAAGCAAAAAAATTCGTTTGTCTCATCTCCATAATCGGAAAGACGTTTAcaggaaatataaaaaataaataaataagtggAAAGAGGCACAACATGTATGGTTAATGGTCCAACCATCAAAGAAGCATTAAATCAATGCTTAGACAGAAATTGATAAATAAACACTATAGCTTCAGTTATTCAACACCACAAACCTTAAACTTTATTTTCCTTCAATCAAACTTTCAAACAATGAATATAAGTTGATACAAGTTTTCCGAGAGAGGTCAAAGATGAAATAATCAATAATCCTTATAAAAATACTTCAATGAGAGTAATATATAAGAACTTAACATCATTGAAAATAACCAAAAGGtgcaaaattttgtttaaaaatgcAAGATCTGACCCAAAACACATTACGTTAGCCCGTCGCCTCCCTCAACTATATCAATGGAGGACCCCCAAAATAAGAGGCGCCTAAGTTACTGTGAGTGAGCAGCACTTCAAATTTTAgataaatttcttgaaaaataaaggGATTTTTTTGCAGTTTACACTCCACAAAATCCACTATTCATTTTAAAGAATTTGCAAGCATATTACATATAAGAGAGTGCGTGTGTCGGTGTGTGAGGCGTAAGTAGAAATTCAGTCACCAGCATCAATCACAGCATCCCAATCAGTCTTTCCATCCTT
Proteins encoded in this window:
- the LOC140988079 gene encoding light-harvesting complex-like protein 3 isotype 1, chloroplastic, translating into MSMTIFSATPPKLPSLSPPTNSHGRTLFTPRTNLFFTFKKNCNFHLLVGADGVSGVAATVPEETPSSAEANVVSNGSPPSPSPSPEVVADIAEGVKGFEDPRWVGGTWDLAQFAKDGKTDWDAVIDAEVKRRKWMTENPTSSTNINPIIFDTSIIPWWAWTKRFHLPEAELLNGRAAMIGFFMTYLVDSLTGIGLVDQMNNFFCKLLLFVAVAGVLLIRKNDDVETLKKLWEESTFYDKQWQATWQEEASGSSEKN